The following proteins come from a genomic window of Malus sylvestris chromosome 4, drMalSylv7.2, whole genome shotgun sequence:
- the LOC126618048 gene encoding coniferyl alcohol acyltransferase, translating to MAVETDFEVNFTGKFIVKATNPMPDQPHILTLSNLDLLSGRFPVTYFYFYPNKPHDHDHDASNFTSIIESLKTSLANTLDCYYPFCGRIVTNPHTNEPKIMCDNSGALVVEAHANIPLKRLNFYNIDRSLQKDKLVSINPDFPLQVQATFYTCGGVSITFTFDHALGDATSFGNFLLSWSEIARKKPISCMPDHRRNLHLRARSPPTYNSSLDHTFVKCTMEEIMNIPTAKTLIKRLYFIDGSSIKQLQNLASRNGKQRTKIEAVSAYIWKTMVTAIDTKSHGMCKMGWLVDGRSRLHKKEDENSLSNYIGNVLSVAFGEASVSDLNQNSISEVADMVGEAISKVTNEEHFLDLIDWIECHRPGIMLSRVVLGQGGPTLVLSSGSRFPVGELDFGFGSPVLGTVCSTIERIGVAYMNQRSSAKGDGSWTVSSILWPELAAALESDSIFQPMTTSHLQL from the coding sequence ATGGCAGTAGAGACTGATTTCGAAGTGAACTTCACCGGCAAGTTTATTGTCAAAGCTACAAATCCCATGCCGGACCAGCCTCACATCCTCACTCTCTCAAACCTCGACTTGCTCTCCGGCCGCTTTCCGGTCACATACTTCTATTTCTATCCCAACAAACCCCATGATCACGATCATGATGCTTCCAACTTTACCTCTATCATTGAGTCCTTAAAGACCTCCCTTGCGAATACTCTCGACTGTTACTACCCCTTCTGCGGTCGAATTGTCACTAACCCGCATACCAACGAGCCCAAAATCATGTGTGACAACTCGGGTGCCCTAGTTGTGGAAGCTCATGCCAACATTCCTTTGAAAAGATTGAATTTCTACAATATTGATCGATCTCTTCAAAAGGATAAACTAGTCTCCATCAACCCTGATTTTCCTTTACAAGTTCAAGCCACATTTTATACATGCGGAGGCGTTTCAATCACGTTCACTTTTGACCATGCACTTGGTGACGCCACTAGCTTTGGCAATTTTCTTCTCTCATGGTCCGAAATAGCAAGAAAGAAGCCGATTTCCTGCATGCCGGATCACCGGAGAAACCTACACCTTCGTGCGCGAAGCCCTCCAACGTATAACTCTTCCTTGGACCACACGTTTGTCAAGTGCACCATGGAAGAGATTATGAATATCCCAACAGCCAAAACTTTGATTAAGCGTCTTTATTTCATCGACGGTTCGAGCATCAAGCAGCTGCAAAATCTTGCATCAAGAAATGGAAAGCAGAGAACAAAAATTGAGGCAGTCTCGGCTTACATATGGAAAACCATGGTCACTGCCATCGATACAAAATCTCATGGAATGTGCAAGATGGGGTGGCTGGTAGATGGACGGTCTAGATTGCACAAAAAGGAAGATGAAAACTCATTGTCAAATTACATTGGAAATGTGTTGTCTGTGGCATTTGGAGAGGCAAGTGTGAGTGatttgaatcaaaattcaatCTCAGAAGTTGCTGATATGGTTGGTGAGGCAATTTCAAAGGTGACAAATGAGGAGCATTTCTTGGACTTGATTGATTGGATTGAGTGTCACAGGCCTGGGATTATGCTATCCAGGGTTGTCCTGGGACAAGGAGGCCCAACGCTTGTTTTGTCATCAGGAAGTAGGTTTCCAGTTGGTGAGTTGGACTTTGGATTTGGGAGTCCGGTGCTTGGGACTGTTTGTTCCACAATTGAGAGGATTGGAGTGGCTTACATGAACCAAAGGTCAAGTGCAAAGGGTGATGGCTCATGGACTGTTTCTTCTATCCTGTGGCCGGAGTTGGCAGCTGCTTTGGAGTCCGACTCCATTTTTCAGCCCATGACCACTAGCCATCTTCAACTTTAG
- the LOC126618062 gene encoding cyclin-dependent kinase inhibitor 5-like, which translates to MGKYMRKSKPTGEVAIMEVSHSQPSLGVRTRAKTLALQRSSAQPVTSASYLQLRSRRLEKPPILMTKRLEPRRQKPKTGPNSRASSRLGVESRCQKAEASEETAAKEEEDRGQNEQGNTNDNENGDLGVEEASFGENVLEFEGRERTTRESTPCSLIRDPDIIRTPGSTTRPTSSAEANRRIQNSSQRHIPTAHDMNEFFAGAEEEMQKKFIEKYNYDPVNDKPLPGRYEWEKVDP; encoded by the exons ATGGGCAAGTACATGAGGAAGTCCAAGCCCACAGGGGAAGTAGCAATCATGGAAGTCTCACACTCCCAACCCTCTCTTGGGGTTCGCACCCGAGCCAAAACCCTAGCTCTCCAGAGGTCGTCGGCTCAACCTGTCACCTCCGCCTCCTATCTTCAGCTCCGTAGCCGCCGACTCGAGAAGCCCCCGATTCTTATGACCAAGCGGCTcgagcccagaaggcagaaaccCAAGACTGGTCCTAATTCCAGGGCAAGTTCGAGGCTTGGGGTCGAGTCTCGGTGCCAAAAGGCTGAGGCATCTGAGGAAACGGCGGCGAAAGAGGAAGAGGACCGAGGACAGAATGAGCAGGGTAACACCAACGACAACGAAAATGGTGATTTGGGTGTCGAAGAAGCTTCGTTTGGAGAGAATGTGCTCGAGTTCGAAGGTAGAGAGAG AACCACAAGGGAGTCCACGCCGTGTAGCTTGATACGGGATCCAGACATCATCAGAACCCCTGGTTCTACTACCAGGCCCACTAGTTCAGCTGAAGCTAATCGGAGAATACAGAACTCGTCGCAGAGGCACATACCCACAGCACATGATATGAATGAGTTCTTTGCTGGTGCTGAAGAAGAGATGCAAAAGAAATTCATTGAGAA ATACAACTATGACCCTGTGAATGACAAGCCGCTCCCCGGGCGTTATGAATGGGAAAAGGTGGATCCTTAG